One genomic region from Ptychodera flava strain L36383 chromosome 5, AS_Pfla_20210202, whole genome shotgun sequence encodes:
- the LOC139133753 gene encoding toll-like receptor 2 type-2 has translation MKSLNFHDCTWSENEEELKAILKLFPNLKELSLTAFVGLTVIIVVGIRFRWHIRYLFFLLKLRRGGYKLQVNDEEESWKRKYDAFVVYNEHDGDEWCYFEMRMAQTQLFEEKKDVILMVMLQEIPDDMMPRVLRKILMTKKYLEWPENDLGRRMFWQKLRMALM, from the exons atgaaatctcTTAATTTCCATGACTGTACCTGGTCAGAAAATGAAGAAGAATTGAAAGCAATTTTGAAGCTGTTTCCAAACCTAAAGGAGCTCTCCCTTACAGCTTTTG TTGGTTTAACTGTGATCATAGTCGTTGGCATTCGGTTCCGATGGCACATACGTTACTTATTTTTCCTGCTGAAACTACGACGAGGTGGATATAAGTTGCAAGTTAACGATGAAGAAGAATCATGGAAGAGGAAATATGATGCCTTTGTGGTCTACAATGAGCACGATGGAGA TGAGTGGTGCTACTTTGAAATGAGGATGGCACAAACCCAGTTATTTGAAGAGAAGAAGGATGTCATATTGATGGTAATGCTGCAGGAAATCCCAGATGATATGATGCCACGGGTGCTGCGGAAAATACTCATGACAAAGAAGTACCTGGAATGGCCTGAGAATGACTTGGGGAGGAGAATGTTCTGGCAGAAACTGAGAATGGCACTGATGTAG
- the LOC139133752 gene encoding LOW QUALITY PROTEIN: uncharacterized protein (The sequence of the model RefSeq protein was modified relative to this genomic sequence to represent the inferred CDS: deleted 1 base in 1 codon) — translation MASLCLTFVLLVQSFQMATQQSICKVYEQTRINCFNRGFEDVPDNFPGFSTHLDLSRNQITETDSASFIALNQLRQLNLSHNKINLIHGKSFRRLPSLEILDLRSNLLKNIPGKLFSDLKNLTTLILSKNQLTELSPTSFYGLALLNELHLDENLITTLPNAIFQDLIRLIVINLARNSLRCFPQKALQPLVKMKNISIEFNCFRKHCNRMDLRYFTELVELKLSECSILISIQDLMVKSFPTTDFSFGGSATSLSVNKLLEMYRQVVGFRLRWHIRYLFFLLKLRRGGYKLQVNDEGEPLYKTYDAFVVYNEHDGEWVTQQLIPNLENTDQQNLKLCIHERDFIPGDDIFENILNSIENSNKTLLILSPHFAQSEWCYFEMRMAQTQLFEEKKDVILIVMLQEIPDDMMPRVLRKILLTKKYLEWPENDLGRRLFWQKLRMALKSESRVNRIAQVSDINTPKTMGPMAAKFQLAMIVLVRRDKPDDFQDHQQPVFCNKQVVLLQASEIDEVPDVSFPSPGDVGKVDTEGLRLGKQPRRITRRNMIYDEGPELNPVVSNIQVAQHYDPFSFCYVVSLHDSTAKPLVEYRGPKLAEYSSELSKKSSARSRKSWPPLKTRRCPRGLQGPSLCQACKMPLAGDCPDHCHIMVTSQPTILTTMAALWLTVVLLVQSFQMVTQQSICKVYQQTRINCFNRGFEDVPDNFPGFSTHLDLSWNFINETVSTSFIALNQLRQLNLSYNEIALIHGKSFCGLTSLEILDLNDNFLEHIPEKVFSNLKNLTTLILSKNQLTKLPPTLFHGLTLLNELNLNENVISTLPNEIFKDLTQLTVINLGMNSLRCFPQKALQPLVKMKEISFELNCFRKHCNRMDLRPFTELVEITLTECSILTSIIESIEQSFPIKDITLGRSDTSPAYNELLRRYKLGIHDAFDTSTQALAQILENVGRSKIKSLHLGYLNNRGQIRNDTFKQLQGQALKN, via the exons ATGGCTTCTCTATGCTTGACATTTGTCCTGCTGGTACAGAGTTTCCAGATGGCTACACAACAGTCGATATGTAAGGTATATGAGCAGACTCGCATTAATTGCTTTAACAGAGGGTTTGAAGATGTTCCAGACAACTTTCCAGGATTTTCAACTCACCTGGATTTGTCACGGAATCAAATCACAGAAACTGACTCTGCTTCATTCATAGCGCTGAACCAACTGAGACAACTAAATCTATCACATAACAAGATCAATTTAATTCATGGCAAATCATTCAGGAGACTTCCTAGTTTAGAAATCCTTGATCTGCGGAGCAACTTACTA AAGAACATTCCTGGAAAACTATTTTCAGATCTGAAGAACCTTACAACTCTAATCCTGTCAAAAAATCAGTTGACAGAGTTGTCTCCGACATCGTTTTATGGACTTGCACTCTTAAATGAACTGCACCTGGATGAGAATTTAATTACCACATTACCGaatgcaatatttcaagatttaaTACGTCTCATCGTGATTAATTTGGCAAGGAACAGTCTACGTTGTTTTCCCCAGAAAGCATTGCAGCCATTggtcaaaatgaaaaacatttcaattGAATTCAACTGTTTTCGCAAACATTGCAACAGAATGGATCTGAGATACTTTACAGAACTTGTGGAGCTGAAGCTTTCAGAATGCAGCATTCTGATCTCAATACAAGATTTGATGGTTAAAAGCTTTCCAACAACAGATTTCAGTTTTGGAGGATCTGCCACTTCCCTATCTGTTAATAAGCTTCTAGAGATGTATCGGCAGG TCGTTGGTTTTCGACTCAGATGGCACATACGCTACTTGTTTTTCCTGCTGAAACTACGACGAGGTGGATATAAGTTACAGGTTAATGATGAAGGAGAACCATTGTATAAAACATATGATGCCTTTGTGGTCTACAATGAACACGATGGAGAGTGGGTTACGCAGCAATTGATTCCTAACTTAGAAAATACTGATCAACAGAATTTGAAATTGTGTATCCATGAACGTGATTTTATACCAGGTGATGACATATTTGAGAACATTCTGAACAGTATTGAGAATAGCAACAAAACACTGCTCATACTCTCTCCTCACTTTGCACAAAGCGAGTGGTGCTACTTTGAAATGAGGATGGCACAAACCCAGTTATTTGAAGAGAAGAAGGATGTCATATTGATAGTCATGCTGCAGGAAATCCCAGATGATATGATGCCACGAGTCCTGCGGAAAATACTGTTGACAAAGAAGTACCTTGAATGGCCTGAGAATGACTTGGGGAGGAGATTGTTTTGGCAGAAACTGAGAATGGCACTGAAGTCAGAGAGTAGAGTCAACAGAATTGCACAAGT ATCAGACATAAACACACCGAAGACAATGGGGCCTATGGCAGCCAAATTCCAGTTGGCGATGATAGTCCTTGTTAGGCGTGACAAACCAGATGATTTCCAAGATCACCAACAACCCGTGTTTTGCAACAAGCAAGTGGTACTCCTACAGGCCAGTGAGATTGATGAGGTGCCAGACGTGTCCTTCCCATCTCCTGGAGATGTTGGAAAAGTGGACACAGAGGGGCTTAGGCTGGG CAAACAGCCAAGGAGAATTACCAGGAGAAATATGATCTATGATGAGGGCCCCGAGCTCAACCCTGTCGTCAGTAACATCCAGGTGGCCCAGCATTATGACCCCTTCAGCTTCTGCTATGTGGTTTCGCTCCATGATAGTACAGCAAAACCCCTTGTGGAGTATAGAGGGCCCAAACTGGCAGAGTATTCCTCAGAGCTGTCCAAGAAGAGTAGTGCCAGATCAAGGAAATCCTGGCCACCCCTGAAGACTCGCAGATGCCCTAGAGGACTGCAAGGTCCATCACTCTGCCAAGCATGCAAGATGCCTCTTGCCGGAGACTGTCCGGACCACTGCCACATCATGG TGACTTCTCAACCAACAATTCTCACCACAATGGCTGCTCTCTGGTTGACAGTTGTCCTGCTGGTACAGAGTTTCCAGATGGTTACACAGCAGTCAATATGTAAGGTATATCAACAGACTCGCATTAATTGCTTTAACAGAGGGTTTGAAGATGTCCCAGACAACTTTCCAGGATTTTCAACTCATCTGGATTTGTCATGGAACTTCATCAACGAAACAGTTTCTACTTCCTTCATAGCGCTGAACCAACTGAGACAACTGAATCTATCATACAATGAAATTGCTTTAATTCATGGCAAATCATTCTGCGGACTTACTAGTTTAGAAATCCTGGATCTGAACGACAACTTCTTGGAACATATTCCTGAAAAAGTATTTTCTAATCTGAAGAACCTTACAACTCTAATTCTGTCAAAAAATCAGTTGACTAAGTTGCCTCCGACATTGTTTCATGGACTTACACTTTTAAATGAATTGAACCTGAATGAGAATGTAATTTCCACATTGCCGAATGAAATATTCAAAGATTTAACACAACTTACGGTAATTAACCTGGGAATGAATAGTCTACGTTGTTTTCCACAGAAAGCATTGCAACCATTagtcaaaatgaaagaaatttcatttgaatTGAACTGTTTTCGTAAACACTGTAATAGAATGGATCTGAGACCCTTTACTGAACTAGTGGAGATTACTCTTACAGAATGCAGCATTCTGACCTCAATAATAGAATCGATTGAACAAAGCTTTCCGATAAAGGATATCACTTTGGGAAGATCTGACACTTCTCCAGCTTATAATGAGCTTCTACGTAGGTATAAGCTGGGAATTCATGATGCATTTGACACTTCAACTCAAGCTCTAGCTCAAATACTGGAAAATGTTGGACGCTCAAAGATTAAGTCACTACATCTTGGGTATCTGAACAATCGGGGACAGATCAGGAATGACACCTTCAAACAACTCCAGGGACAAGCATTGAAAAACTGA